A window from Pseudobutyrivibrio ruminis HUN009 encodes these proteins:
- a CDS encoding ABC transporter permease — MKNKKSIGRIISDWSMVILLLVLMVFFSIMSPAFLTPLNITNILVQNVHVAVCSTAVFIIMVSGGCDLSIGYQMSVAAVLCTKLLANGTVSVPVAVILAIVVCSILGSFNGLMTLVLKSNAMIVTLGTMAIFQGISYLISGSKTFHNLPKSFMYIGQGKIGVIPLNVIIMAVLVAIAIFVLTKTSIGRDVYAAGDNPEAARLAGLDVAKIKVLAFTVAGILVGISAVLLASRSGSADSSTGVGIEFTGITACVLSGVALKGGEGTLWKAIVAVYVLGVLANGMQLINLGTYPQYIAKGLIMLFSLYLSNREQKSI; from the coding sequence ATGAAAAATAAGAAATCTATTGGGCGAATCATTTCTGATTGGTCTATGGTTATTTTACTTTTGGTATTAATGGTATTTTTTAGCATAATGTCACCTGCGTTTTTAACACCATTAAATATTACTAATATTTTGGTACAGAATGTTCACGTGGCAGTATGTTCAACAGCAGTATTTATCATCATGGTAAGTGGCGGCTGTGACCTTTCAATTGGATATCAAATGTCAGTAGCGGCAGTACTTTGCACAAAGCTTTTAGCTAATGGAACAGTATCAGTTCCTGTAGCTGTAATATTGGCAATTGTTGTTTGTTCTATATTGGGAAGCTTTAATGGCTTGATGACACTTGTTTTAAAAAGTAATGCAATGATAGTTACACTGGGTACAATGGCAATTTTCCAAGGTATTTCATATTTAATATCTGGATCTAAGACATTCCATAATTTGCCAAAGAGTTTTATGTATATTGGCCAGGGAAAGATTGGGGTTATTCCTTTAAATGTAATTATCATGGCTGTACTTGTTGCAATAGCAATCTTCGTTTTAACAAAGACATCAATTGGTAGAGATGTATATGCAGCAGGAGATAATCCTGAAGCAGCAAGACTTGCTGGATTAGATGTAGCTAAAATCAAAGTTTTAGCATTTACGGTGGCAGGTATTTTGGTTGGTATTTCTGCAGTATTGTTAGCATCTCGTTCAGGTTCCGCTGACTCAAGCACTGGTGTAGGTATTGAGTTCACTGGAATCACAGCCTGTGTTCTTTCAGGTGTTGCTCTTAAAGGTGGTGAGGGTACACTTTGGAAGGCAATTGTAGCGGTATATGTTCTTGGTGTTCTTGCAAATGGTATGCAGCTTATTAATCTCGGTACATATCCACAGTACATTGCAAAGGGATTAATCATGCTATTCTCACTTTACCTTAGCAATAGAGAACAGAAGAGTATATAA